In Paenibacillus sp. FSL R7-0345, a single window of DNA contains:
- a CDS encoding bifunctional homocysteine S-methyltransferase/methylenetetrahydrofolate reductase has translation MKPDLRSAWKNNVLVGDGAMGTFLYQKGFPVGISYEELNLNSPEVIEDVHRSYIEAGAVLLESNTYSANYDKLAKFGLEGKVEEINRAGVRIAQKAAGEAGYVVGAVGSIRAGKRANLSAAELKRFYTQQFSALLEEQPDGIMLETFYDVEELHLALRAVRKLSSLPVICQLAVDETARTLDGLTLPEAFHILEQDGADVIGFNCRTGPNGIKRALRTLQGSLALPVSVYPNAGIADYVDGQYRYGATPDYFGQMAPVFADMGSRIIGGCCGTTPQHIAEISAALRGYVAQPLPEPAVKQSTGSITVHEHLEDDGSRSGREPNLVDLVKERHTVIVELDPPRELDITKFMKGAEALRRAGADALTLADNSLAVTRMSNMALGSLVQSRTGLRPLVHVACRDRNLIGTQSHLMGFDALGIDHVLAVTGDPARFGDLPGSSSIYDLTSFEIIRMIKQLNDGIAFSGKPLKQKAKFVIGAAFNPNVKHLDKAVQRLEKKIASGADYIMTQPVYDPELIANIAAATKHLDIPIFIGVMPLASGRNAEYLHNEVPGIQLSDEVRRRMQGLEGEAGRAEGVAIAKELLDAATAHFNGIYLMTPFMFYDMSVQLLEYIWAKQGRKLSPLFR, from the coding sequence GTGAAGCCGGATTTGCGCTCTGCATGGAAGAATAACGTGTTGGTCGGAGACGGGGCGATGGGAACCTTTTTATATCAAAAGGGCTTCCCTGTCGGCATCTCCTATGAAGAATTGAATTTGAACTCTCCTGAGGTTATTGAAGATGTACACCGCAGCTATATAGAAGCCGGGGCTGTGCTCCTGGAGAGCAACACGTACTCCGCCAATTATGACAAGCTGGCCAAGTTCGGCCTCGAGGGCAAGGTGGAGGAGATTAACCGCGCCGGTGTGCGGATCGCGCAGAAGGCAGCCGGGGAAGCCGGTTATGTGGTTGGAGCTGTAGGCTCCATCCGTGCGGGCAAACGGGCGAATCTGTCTGCAGCAGAGCTTAAGCGCTTCTATACCCAGCAGTTTTCCGCTCTGCTGGAAGAGCAGCCTGACGGCATTATGCTGGAGACCTTCTATGATGTAGAAGAGCTTCATCTCGCCCTGCGGGCGGTCCGCAAGCTCAGCAGCCTGCCGGTCATCTGCCAGCTTGCCGTGGATGAGACGGCGCGCACGCTTGACGGATTGACCCTGCCGGAGGCTTTTCACATTCTGGAGCAGGACGGGGCAGACGTAATCGGCTTTAACTGCCGGACCGGACCTAACGGCATCAAGCGTGCCTTGAGAACGCTGCAGGGAAGTCTTGCCCTGCCGGTATCGGTCTATCCGAATGCAGGGATCGCCGACTATGTGGACGGGCAGTACCGCTACGGTGCAACACCGGATTACTTTGGACAGATGGCCCCGGTCTTTGCGGATATGGGCAGCCGGATCATCGGCGGATGCTGCGGTACAACACCGCAGCATATCGCTGAAATATCGGCTGCGCTGCGCGGCTATGTCGCACAGCCGCTGCCGGAGCCGGCAGTGAAACAGAGCACAGGCAGCATTACCGTACATGAGCATCTGGAGGATGACGGCAGCCGGAGCGGCCGCGAGCCGAATCTGGTTGATCTGGTGAAGGAGCGCCATACGGTAATCGTGGAGCTTGACCCGCCGCGTGAACTGGATATCACGAAGTTCATGAAAGGCGCGGAAGCGCTGCGCAGAGCAGGTGCAGATGCCCTGACACTTGCTGACAACTCCCTTGCTGTAACACGGATGAGCAACATGGCGCTCGGATCGCTGGTACAATCCCGTACCGGACTCCGGCCGCTTGTGCATGTTGCCTGCCGGGACCGTAATCTGATCGGAACCCAGTCCCATCTGATGGGCTTTGATGCGCTAGGCATTGATCATGTGCTGGCTGTTACCGGAGATCCGGCGCGGTTCGGCGATCTGCCGGGCTCCAGCTCCATTTACGATCTGACCTCCTTCGAGATCATCCGGATGATCAAGCAGCTTAATGACGGGATTGCCTTCTCAGGCAAGCCGCTCAAGCAGAAGGCCAAATTTGTGATCGGGGCTGCGTTTAACCCGAACGTGAAGCATCTCGACAAAGCGGTACAGCGCCTGGAGAAAAAGATCGCCTCCGGCGCAGATTATATTATGACCCAGCCTGTCTATGACCCTGAGCTGATTGCAAATATTGCGGCAGCGACGAAGCACCTGGACATTCCGATCTTCATCGGTGTTATGCCGCTGGCCAGCGGCCGCAATGCCGAATACCTGCATAACGAGGTGCCTGGAATCCAGCTGTCGGATGAGGTGCGCAGACGGATGCAGGGGCTGGAAGGCGAAGCCGGACGGGCAGAAGGTGTCGCTATTGCCAAGGAGCTGCTTGATGCGGCCACGGCGCATTTTAACGGCATTTATCTGATGACTCCGTTTATGTTCTACGACATGAGTGTACAGCTGCTTGAGTATATTTGGGCCAAGCAGGGGCGTAAATTGTCCCCCTTGTTTCGCTAG
- a CDS encoding YicC/YloC family endoribonuclease codes for MSFSMTGYGQSSLQFGGYKITFEVKSVNNRYCEVVLRMPRDWTVYEDMLRKTVQNHIKRGRVDVIINRETAEETAALQELNRPAVKSYLEAAEALKKEFGLTGELTLHDILSMPGVMEPREGPAAVNAGTPEECSEMLERGLTQSLQSLLQMRAREGSYLAADLSRRLVHLEELHAAMVALAPEVVSEYRDKLRQRLGELNDGTFPFEEHKFGMEIAIFADRCNIDEELTRLYSHFEQCRTLLNGSEPAGRKLDFLIQEMNRETNTIGSKCNHLNLVNLTLEMKAELEKIREQAANLE; via the coding sequence TTGTCATTTAGCATGACCGGATACGGTCAATCATCCCTGCAATTCGGCGGTTACAAGATTACGTTCGAAGTCAAATCGGTGAATAACCGTTACTGCGAAGTTGTGCTGCGGATGCCCCGGGATTGGACGGTTTATGAGGATATGCTGCGCAAGACTGTGCAGAACCATATCAAACGGGGACGGGTAGATGTCATCATTAACAGGGAAACCGCGGAGGAGACGGCTGCTTTACAGGAGCTGAACCGGCCGGCGGTGAAATCCTATCTGGAAGCGGCGGAAGCGCTGAAGAAGGAGTTCGGGCTTACAGGAGAGTTGACTTTGCATGATATACTTTCTATGCCCGGTGTAATGGAACCCAGGGAGGGGCCGGCGGCCGTAAATGCCGGTACACCTGAAGAATGCTCCGAGATGCTTGAACGGGGATTAACGCAGAGCCTGCAGTCACTGCTTCAGATGCGTGCCCGCGAAGGAAGCTATCTTGCTGCTGATCTGTCGCGCAGGCTTGTCCATCTGGAAGAGCTGCATGCAGCGATGGTTGCACTTGCCCCTGAGGTTGTAAGTGAATACCGCGATAAGCTGCGGCAGCGGCTAGGCGAGCTGAATGACGGAACGTTCCCTTTTGAAGAGCATAAATTCGGAATGGAAATAGCTATCTTTGCTGACCGCTGTAATATTGATGAAGAGCTTACCCGGTTGTACAGTCATTTTGAACAATGCAGGACCCTGTTGAACGGAAGCGAGCCGGCAGGACGCAAGCTGGATTTTCTCATTCAGGAGATGAACAGGGAGACGAATACAATCGGGTCGAAATGCAATCATCTGAATCTGGTGAACCTTACGCTTGAGATGAAAGCGGAACTGGAGAAGATTCGTGAGCAGGCCGCTAATTTGGAGTAA
- a CDS encoding DUF370 domain-containing protein, protein MAIKLINIGFGNIVSANRIISIVSPESAPIKRIIQEARDRHMLIDATYGRRTRAVIITDSDHVILSAVQPETVAHRLSSKDDDNDE, encoded by the coding sequence ATGGCAATCAAATTAATTAACATCGGCTTTGGGAATATCGTATCGGCCAACCGTATTATTTCCATTGTCAGCCCGGAATCTGCACCAATCAAGCGTATTATCCAGGAAGCAAGAGACCGGCATATGCTGATCGATGCAACCTATGGCCGCCGGACGCGGGCTGTCATCATCACAGACAGTGACCATGTCATTCTGTCAGCCGTTCAGCCGGAGACAGTGGCACACCGCTTGTCCAGTAAAGATGACGATAACGACGAATAA
- the gmk gene encoding guanylate kinase encodes MSKGLLIILSGPSGVGKGTVCTALRPKMPELVYSVSATTRNPREGEENGVNYFFKSRDEFAAMIEADQLLEHAEYVGNYYGTPRDFVEQTLESGKDIILEIEVQGALKVKEKFPEGIFVFLLPPSMDELKDRIRGRGTEHPDVISHRMSVAEDEIGLIRHYDYAVVNDEIDLACKRIESIIIAEHCKVR; translated from the coding sequence ATGTCAAAAGGATTGCTGATTATCTTATCCGGACCTTCCGGCGTTGGCAAAGGCACGGTGTGTACTGCACTTAGACCGAAAATGCCTGAGCTTGTCTATTCCGTATCTGCCACCACCCGGAATCCGCGTGAAGGCGAAGAGAACGGAGTCAACTATTTTTTCAAGAGCAGAGATGAATTTGCGGCAATGATAGAAGCGGATCAGCTGCTGGAACATGCAGAATATGTGGGGAACTATTACGGGACTCCGCGTGATTTTGTGGAGCAGACACTGGAGAGCGGCAAGGATATCATTCTGGAGATTGAAGTCCAGGGAGCACTTAAGGTCAAGGAGAAGTTTCCTGAGGGAATCTTTGTATTCCTGCTTCCGCCGTCGATGGATGAGCTCAAGGACCGGATCCGCGGACGCGGTACGGAGCATCCTGATGTAATCAGCCACCGCATGTCTGTTGCCGAGGATGAGATTGGGCTGATCCGGCACTATGACTACGCCGTAGTGAATGATGAGATCGACCTCGCCTGCAAACGTATTGAGAGCATTATAATTGCCGAGCACTGCAAGGTAAGATAA
- the rpoZ gene encoding DNA-directed RNA polymerase subunit omega, giving the protein MLYPSIDEMMNKVDSKYSLVVAAARRARLLREGGKTDIKAPKSHKFVGVALEEIYEDRIVVTRGEE; this is encoded by the coding sequence GTGCTATATCCGTCTATTGATGAAATGATGAACAAGGTTGACAGCAAGTATTCGCTGGTTGTCGCTGCAGCCCGCCGGGCAAGACTGCTCCGTGAAGGCGGCAAAACGGACATTAAAGCGCCAAAATCGCATAAGTTCGTTGGTGTTGCGCTCGAAGAAATCTACGAAGACCGCATTGTTGTAACCCGGGGCGAAGAGTAG